Proteins from a genomic interval of Oceanispirochaeta crateris:
- a CDS encoding Y-family DNA polymerase encodes MTALVDCNSFYASCERVFRPDLKDRPVVVLSNNDGCIVAMSREAKELNLPRGAPLFKVQKLLDQAGAVVFSSNYTLYGDLSRRIMEILESFTPHLEVYSIDEAFLELRGSLEELEDQACTIRDRVFSWVGIPVSVGIGETKTLAKIASHRAKKNAGNICIPTPSQWPDILKETDVKEIWGIGRQYGQKLHSKEIHTAADLILQEDSWVKKNMTLVGLKTLWELRGKPSFTLEETPPPKQGIMSSRSFSFPVTEMEDIMEAGADYASRAAEKLRAQNSACRVIHCSVMTNPFRESDRQYARGMTEQLSFPLSYTPSIVSVVHRQLEKLYRPGFRYKKIAVFLSEIEPAREGQLDLFYKKDSRNDAVMEAVDRINNRYGRHSLHCMPLRPGSRWQMKRERLSPLYTTSWKDLPVVRCGAPLLKQRGPG; translated from the coding sequence ATGACCGCTTTGGTGGATTGTAACAGCTTTTATGCCTCCTGTGAGCGTGTCTTCCGCCCCGATCTAAAAGACCGCCCCGTGGTAGTTCTATCCAATAACGACGGTTGTATCGTGGCCATGAGCCGGGAAGCCAAGGAGCTGAATCTGCCCCGGGGAGCCCCCCTGTTCAAGGTGCAGAAGCTACTCGATCAGGCCGGTGCCGTCGTATTTTCATCCAACTATACCCTCTATGGGGACCTCTCAAGGAGGATCATGGAGATCCTTGAATCTTTCACTCCTCATTTGGAGGTATACTCCATCGACGAAGCGTTTCTGGAGCTCCGGGGCAGTCTGGAAGAACTGGAAGATCAGGCCTGCACCATCAGAGACAGAGTATTCTCCTGGGTGGGGATTCCCGTCTCTGTCGGCATAGGAGAGACCAAAACACTGGCCAAGATAGCCAGCCACAGGGCCAAAAAAAATGCCGGAAATATCTGTATTCCCACCCCCTCCCAATGGCCTGATATATTAAAAGAAACAGATGTAAAAGAGATATGGGGAATCGGACGCCAGTACGGACAGAAGCTCCACAGCAAAGAAATCCATACAGCGGCCGACCTGATCTTGCAGGAAGACAGCTGGGTCAAGAAGAACATGACCCTCGTAGGGTTGAAAACTCTTTGGGAACTCCGGGGAAAACCCAGTTTCACCCTGGAGGAGACCCCTCCCCCCAAACAGGGTATCATGAGTTCCAGGAGCTTCTCATTTCCTGTTACCGAAATGGAAGATATCATGGAAGCCGGGGCCGATTACGCCTCCAGGGCAGCCGAAAAACTCAGGGCTCAAAACTCGGCCTGCAGGGTGATACACTGCTCTGTCATGACCAACCCCTTCCGGGAATCAGACAGACAGTACGCCCGGGGTATGACGGAGCAACTCTCGTTTCCCCTCTCCTACACGCCTTCCATCGTATCCGTCGTGCACCGGCAACTTGAAAAACTCTACCGTCCCGGATTCCGCTACAAGAAGATTGCTGTTTTTCTCAGTGAAATAGAGCCGGCCCGGGAAGGACAGCTGGATCTGTTTTACAAAAAAGATAGCAGAAACGATGCGGTAATGGAAGCGGTAGACCGGATCAACAACCGCTACGGCCGGCACAGTCTCCACTGCATGCCTCTGCGCCCCGGAAGCCGGTGGCAGATGAAGCGTGAAAGGCTCTCGCCCCTCTACACCACCAGTTGGAAAGACCTCCCGGTGGTCCGTTGTGGAGCACCACTTTTAAAGCAGAGGGGGCCAGGATAA
- a CDS encoding CPBP family intramembrane glutamic endopeptidase, which produces MDKPVRKFFVLTFCLSWIFWLPMIMVGEDHFLLRVAGTYGPLTAAVLLTANREGLKGLKKLLSSLLLWKTGLIWYVFCFFSTAVLALIALGIYSLLDRNKLLFNDPSQLFLSIPIFIYVLIFSVLGEETGWRGFALPKLQEKYGTLKASFIIGLIWAFWHSPLFFIEGNFHQEIPLWLFILQEIYISIVISWIYNKTGGSLLLVHIFHAASNTTLGLLPVLPQETGGDRLPLYILCGLLTILTYGIVRWGNLEEASFKEKLELSKY; this is translated from the coding sequence ATGGACAAACCAGTAAGAAAATTCTTTGTGCTCACATTCTGTCTGTCTTGGATATTCTGGTTACCCATGATAATGGTGGGCGAAGATCATTTTCTATTGAGAGTTGCAGGAACTTATGGTCCCTTAACGGCAGCTGTATTATTAACAGCAAACAGGGAGGGATTAAAGGGACTAAAGAAGCTGTTAAGCTCTCTCCTTCTATGGAAAACAGGACTCATCTGGTATGTATTCTGTTTTTTTTCGACCGCAGTTCTAGCATTGATAGCCCTAGGGATCTATTCTCTTCTAGATAGAAACAAACTGCTTTTTAATGATCCTAGCCAATTATTCCTTTCTATCCCTATTTTTATATATGTTCTCATATTCAGTGTTTTAGGAGAAGAAACCGGCTGGAGAGGGTTTGCCCTCCCGAAATTACAGGAGAAGTATGGAACCTTGAAGGCCAGTTTCATTATTGGACTGATCTGGGCCTTTTGGCACTCTCCCCTCTTTTTTATTGAGGGAAACTTTCACCAAGAAATACCCCTCTGGCTTTTTATTCTTCAAGAGATTTATATCTCAATCGTGATAAGCTGGATCTATAACAAGACTGGAGGAAGTCTCCTCCTGGTTCATATATTTCATGCTGCAAGTAACACAACTCTGGGGTTATTACCAGTACTCCCTCAGGAAACAGGAGGAGACCGACTTCCCCTGTATATTTTATGTGGACTTCTGACAATTCTTACCTATGGAATCGTTCGTTGGGGAAACCTGGAGGAAGCTTCTTTTAAAGAAAAGCTAGAACTGTCAAAATATTGA
- a CDS encoding DUF6544 family protein: MFPIIMIILISMSLIPFAGKIHMQYMEERERKLLRSLSADISHKIYREEQIIGLPAPVQRYFRNVLTDGQPYISTTYLKHDGRFKTALDKEWINIEGEQYFTCEDPGFLWNGKTSLYAVQDMYIAGRGQIKVFLFNIFKVVDGNGPEYDQGELLRWLGESVWFPTNLLPSSRLQWTEIDEDRAKLSFTYKNQKLSYKVSFNATGEITELETQRFMGEEKIETWIGRVGSYQEINHMKIPMRIEAFWKLPDGEHSYAQFTVREVHYQ, encoded by the coding sequence ATGTTCCCCATAATAATGATTATCTTAATTTCAATGTCCTTGATTCCCTTTGCCGGAAAGATTCATATGCAATATATGGAAGAAAGGGAAAGAAAACTGTTAAGATCACTTTCTGCTGATATTTCCCACAAAATATACAGAGAAGAACAAATTATTGGACTTCCTGCGCCAGTACAGCGCTATTTCAGAAATGTCTTAACCGACGGACAACCTTACATCAGCACAACCTATCTTAAACATGACGGCCGGTTCAAGACAGCACTGGATAAAGAATGGATCAATATTGAGGGAGAACAGTACTTTACATGCGAAGATCCCGGGTTCTTATGGAATGGCAAAACATCACTATACGCAGTACAGGATATGTATATAGCCGGAAGGGGGCAAATTAAGGTATTTCTATTTAACATTTTCAAAGTGGTTGACGGAAATGGCCCTGAATATGATCAGGGAGAACTCCTTAGATGGTTAGGTGAAAGTGTCTGGTTCCCCACAAATTTGCTGCCAAGTTCCCGCTTGCAATGGACAGAGATAGATGAGGATAGAGCAAAACTCTCCTTCACATACAAGAATCAGAAGCTATCATATAAGGTCAGTTTTAATGCGACTGGAGAGATCACAGAGCTGGAAACTCAAAGGTTCATGGGCGAAGAAAAAATCGAAACATGGATAGGCCGTGTTGGAAGCTATCAAGAGATCAATCATATGAAGATTCCAATGAGAATAGAAGCCTTCTGGAAACTGCCTGATGGAGAACACAGCTACGCTCAGTTCACTGTCAGAGAAGTTCATTACCAATAG
- a CDS encoding LexA family protein, which produces MNSYPKSLPTAYFLSDPPVQWEIPEKENTRGIPCYADLIKAGFPSPAADYREEILDFNAYLVQNPASTFTVRVEGDSMIDEGIRSGDLLIVDRSIPPGDGMVIVAILYGEFTVKKLVRKGGRLWLYPGNPAFDPVRIELEMEFQVWGVVSHVIHRFLAGRSALS; this is translated from the coding sequence ATGAATAGTTATCCAAAATCACTTCCCACGGCCTATTTCCTGTCTGACCCTCCCGTACAATGGGAGATTCCGGAAAAGGAGAACACCCGGGGCATCCCCTGCTACGCGGACCTCATCAAGGCAGGGTTTCCCTCCCCGGCAGCAGACTACCGGGAAGAGATTCTAGATTTTAACGCCTATCTGGTACAGAATCCTGCCTCCACCTTCACCGTCAGGGTGGAGGGCGACTCCATGATCGACGAAGGAATCCGCAGCGGAGATCTTCTCATCGTCGATCGCAGCATCCCCCCGGGAGACGGAATGGTCATAGTCGCCATTCTCTACGGTGAATTCACCGTAAAAAAACTGGTCCGCAAAGGCGGTCGTCTCTGGCTTTATCCAGGGAATCCAGCCTTCGATCCAGTGAGAATTGAACTGGAGATGGAATTCCAAGTGTGGGGGGTTGTGAGCCATGTGATTCACCGCTTTTTAGCGGGAAGGTCGGCCCTCTCATGA
- a CDS encoding CPBP family intramembrane glutamic endopeptidase has translation MSHNSAKFYLPSVIMIMWTPGLAAIIVKLALDKNLRGFGWKPGRLKFLSVGYALPLMGGLLVYGVVWMTGAGELNMERLSENFMVRILMAATLGVLVSMLTAAGEEIGWRGFLVPELLKRYSPLKTSLIVSVIWALYHYPGIFFSSYTSGTESWYAVLFFTLQIMSLSFIMTWLWIKSGSLWPAIILHSSHNLFIQSVFDGLTNDTGITKYFTTDFGVGLALFYGVIAILLWNRKRIMTSQ, from the coding sequence ATGTCCCATAATTCAGCTAAATTTTATTTACCTTCGGTGATCATGATTATGTGGACTCCGGGACTGGCCGCAATCATCGTGAAGCTTGCTCTTGATAAGAATCTCCGAGGCTTCGGGTGGAAACCTGGCCGGCTCAAATTCCTGAGTGTTGGATATGCTCTACCCCTCATGGGAGGGCTCCTTGTTTATGGTGTTGTCTGGATGACAGGCGCAGGTGAGTTGAACATGGAAAGGCTATCAGAAAACTTCATGGTTAGAATTCTCATGGCAGCAACACTGGGTGTGTTAGTCAGCATGCTGACTGCAGCGGGAGAAGAGATAGGATGGCGGGGGTTTCTGGTACCTGAACTTTTAAAGCGTTATTCACCGCTAAAAACTTCGTTGATAGTGTCAGTAATCTGGGCACTTTATCATTATCCGGGAATATTCTTTTCATCCTATACCAGCGGAACAGAAAGCTGGTATGCTGTCCTGTTTTTCACCCTTCAGATTATGAGCCTGAGCTTTATTATGACATGGCTGTGGATAAAATCAGGGAGTCTGTGGCCTGCGATCATCCTCCATTCAAGTCATAACCTTTTTATCCAGAGCGTATTTGACGGCCTGACAAATGATACAGGAATCACTAAGTATTTCACTACTGATTTTGGGGTTGGACTGGCATTATTCTATGGAGTTATCGCAATATTGCTATGGAATCGTAAAAGAATAATGACTTCACAATGA
- a CDS encoding ABC transporter ATP-binding protein, whose translation MNILLDSKKLNKHYNLGKKNRIKVLKDVNLEVLRGEFVTIMGPSGSGKSTLLYNLSGMDQVSSGRVIFNGKELSSLSEKSLSALRLKDMGFIFQQIHLLNNLSIQDNITLSGYLCGRKNRKDIVKRAQMLMEMTGIESLAQNDITQASGGQLQRVGICRALINDPEIIFGDEPTGALDSQSSYEIMELLRRINHAGTTVFLVTHDPKVASRSDRVLYMVDGQVVSEKRICRYMGGKKEAISREKDLSQWLMDTQNVSLVMEKKKCLKTSI comes from the coding sequence ATGAATATTTTACTAGATTCTAAGAAATTGAATAAACACTACAATCTTGGAAAAAAGAACAGAATTAAAGTGCTAAAAGATGTGAACCTTGAGGTTCTACGGGGAGAGTTTGTAACGATCATGGGGCCATCAGGTTCTGGAAAATCGACTCTTCTGTATAACCTATCCGGAATGGACCAGGTAAGCTCGGGCCGAGTGATTTTTAATGGAAAAGAGCTGTCTAGTTTATCAGAAAAATCATTATCGGCCCTCAGGCTAAAGGATATGGGGTTTATTTTTCAACAGATTCATCTTCTTAATAACCTAAGCATACAAGATAACATTACCTTATCTGGATACCTCTGTGGTAGAAAAAATCGGAAGGATATTGTTAAAAGAGCTCAAATGCTGATGGAAATGACCGGAATAGAATCTTTAGCGCAGAACGATATAACCCAGGCATCAGGAGGACAACTTCAACGGGTGGGAATCTGTCGGGCTCTCATAAATGATCCTGAAATAATATTCGGAGATGAACCTACCGGGGCTCTCGATTCTCAATCATCCTATGAAATCATGGAGTTACTAAGACGTATCAATCATGCAGGAACAACTGTCTTCCTTGTCACTCATGATCCAAAAGTAGCTTCAAGAAGTGATCGTGTACTCTACATGGTAGATGGCCAAGTTGTTTCAGAGAAAAGAATATGCCGTTATATGGGGGGAAAAAAAGAAGCCATTTCAAGGGAAAAAGACCTCTCTCAATGGCTCATGGATACTCAAAATGTGTCATTAGTAATGGAGAAAAAGAAATGTTTGAAAACATCTATATAA
- a CDS encoding MATE family efflux transporter, translated as MNRQFPRDSSFPYSAISSFILMTKGVLFGRMPPMLREKVMQIKKNETLHPLLKVAIPVMMANGAETIYNLTDSWFLGQLGPREVSAPSIAFNLIMLIILAGLGISAAGSTLISRAIGQSDRKKAEFFLGQVCSLLILTSLVIAVVGWFLAGPFLRAVQTPPDLYGLTVEYLRIICLGVPFMYGFFSLQSAMEGTGNTAASLRIQLLAVAVNIPLDAILIFGVGSIPSLGVRGAALATVLSRGVAAISAFVILLRGHQGIRLNLPNLRFDSVALRLLLKVAVPSSLSQMASTLGFTVLQGLVNSFGTAVIAAFGIVNRIHALFYMPVQGLARGSATLVGQSLGAEEPLRARKTVTTGVVLALMYIIPGMIFCYYYGAHFIRFFVNDPGVIKEGSQLFRIMSPSVIVFAVFMILAGAFQGAGDTRSLMMMHVGRLWVFRLPLAWLLAFPLGLGIRGIWYAMVFSNLMITFIGILRFKSGRWVHALKGV; from the coding sequence ATGAATCGTCAATTCCCCCGGGACTCTTCTTTTCCCTATTCTGCAATTTCCTCTTTTATCCTCATGACAAAAGGTGTCCTCTTCGGTAGAATGCCACCCATGCTCAGGGAAAAAGTCATGCAGATCAAAAAGAATGAGACTCTCCATCCCCTGCTCAAGGTTGCCATCCCTGTGATGATGGCCAACGGTGCCGAGACCATTTACAACTTGACAGACAGCTGGTTTCTGGGCCAACTGGGACCTCGTGAAGTGTCGGCTCCCTCCATCGCTTTTAACCTGATTATGCTCATCATCCTAGCCGGGCTGGGGATTTCCGCCGCGGGAAGTACACTGATTTCCAGGGCGATCGGGCAGAGTGATCGGAAGAAGGCTGAGTTTTTTCTAGGACAGGTCTGTTCTCTTCTGATTTTAACTTCCCTGGTTATTGCCGTGGTTGGGTGGTTCCTGGCCGGACCTTTTCTGCGTGCTGTCCAGACACCGCCGGATTTGTATGGACTCACCGTGGAGTACCTCAGGATTATCTGCCTGGGAGTGCCTTTCATGTATGGTTTTTTTTCTCTGCAGAGCGCCATGGAAGGCACGGGAAACACCGCCGCATCCTTGAGGATTCAGCTTCTGGCTGTTGCTGTGAATATTCCTTTGGACGCGATTCTTATTTTTGGGGTCGGAAGTATCCCATCCCTGGGAGTCCGCGGGGCGGCTCTAGCTACGGTTCTCTCCCGGGGAGTCGCTGCCATCAGCGCCTTTGTGATCCTTTTGAGAGGACATCAGGGAATCCGCCTGAATCTGCCCAATCTCCGCTTCGATTCTGTTGCCCTGAGACTTCTGTTGAAGGTCGCGGTTCCCTCTTCTCTGTCCCAAATGGCTTCAACCCTTGGTTTCACAGTGCTTCAGGGGCTTGTAAACTCCTTTGGTACAGCCGTAATAGCCGCTTTCGGCATTGTGAACCGCATACATGCCCTGTTTTATATGCCCGTACAGGGACTCGCCCGGGGCAGTGCTACCCTGGTGGGGCAGTCTCTGGGAGCCGAAGAACCCCTCCGGGCGAGGAAAACAGTGACCACAGGAGTCGTTCTCGCTTTGATGTATATTATTCCCGGTATGATCTTTTGCTATTATTACGGTGCTCACTTCATTCGTTTTTTTGTGAACGATCCCGGAGTGATCAAAGAGGGAAGTCAGCTCTTCCGGATCATGTCCCCTTCTGTTATAGTATTTGCAGTGTTCATGATTCTGGCAGGGGCCTTTCAGGGTGCCGGTGACACCCGGTCCCTGATGATGATGCATGTAGGACGGCTCTGGGTGTTTCGGCTCCCCCTGGCCTGGCTGCTGGCCTTTCCCCTGGGGCTGGGTATTCGAGGCATATGGTACGCCATGGTTTTTTCCAACTTGATGATCACCTTTATTGGAATTCTCCGCTTTAAAAGCGGACGCTGGGTTCATGCCCTGAAAGGGGTCTGA
- a CDS encoding DEAD/DEAH box helicase, translated as MKVLQPAFSDHFKPAVLPEARGLCRENRVYNLKEEDNRLRGFVLDGQSMPFEVQLHSRSAQIYWSCECGSSEPCVHLAAFLIKAGERSFAEGHWFHQLPRLDINIEKFKPEVSDSSQGDLFAASSQAPKDSSGKSGPTLGDQWSSLDDIPLFQGLSDEDFHISGEVPRYDVVFTLSRNDDNGILVRPALLRLREGLRSGGILRYKASRPVSPLSIHQKKLLEKMQLHKESIKEDRSDLSLPLEDCLDEVLSQKELFTSARVAITCHRADSLEVSFLFQELLHDDRPLYYPVYRFLDDKESVLHLQRERSGLILRNKRVFCLNEEAGVLAFLPEDSNTSFFVNLLLSKNQGFLPADIQGILRLTEKMKNHALVLRDDYSPISVRQADPRPILKLRSRQDKTETFFFFRYGHKDIPYQSPVSWIPPEESESAAVLVIQKRNKEKESSLVKDVISGITNHLSFEKGYYAGLVSGNEEGDLRLDLPLEEFLTYYCTMLNDRGIELQLEDRKISSTASVQFNVGNTTDWLDVDAMVKEPDTQELKSLFFDDHYQTLGLISTGDSYVRLSESDLRKLEFLRRQGMNDDGKLETSVRNFSIIDQIYEQIAERDESPADEIQEQARLIREAVGEDHAIQPSGLKATLRPYQKSGFSWLLRLHENNCHGCLADDMGLGKTLQTLCLLQHLKETQNLKTSLLVAPVVTLSNWESELEKFTPTLTHVRHAGAGRINDALRFKEFDLVIVSYHTLRNDVDLFLEFAFDYIILDEAHYIKNAGSRIFKAIRSLKSKHRLSLTGTPLENNTMELWSQFSFLNPGLLGGKKDFFNRFAQPIEKKKDSEALAILRDTVSPFLLRRKKEEVLDELPPKEIIVHYSEMTPEQAALYTRYRDFYRARVTGLIGDKGLAGSSVEIFQFLLKLRQLAIYPPMTGDDDAMSVGSCKMDALKDLLDEVLQEDHKILIFSQFLGTLEAIGDFCRDQHWDYSLITGQIKDRSEEIRRFQEDEDVKIFLLSLKAGGVGINLTAADYVVLFDPWWNPAAERQAIDRAHRMGQKRKVISYKMIARGTIEEKILRMQEQKTALMDGIIQDDQNIFGSLGEDEVIGLFE; from the coding sequence TTGAAAGTACTGCAACCCGCCTTTTCCGATCATTTCAAACCCGCTGTCCTGCCTGAAGCCCGGGGACTCTGCAGGGAAAACAGGGTGTATAATTTGAAAGAAGAGGACAACCGTCTCCGAGGCTTTGTCTTAGATGGTCAGTCTATGCCTTTTGAAGTTCAACTTCACAGCCGGTCTGCTCAGATCTACTGGAGCTGTGAATGCGGCAGCTCCGAACCCTGTGTTCATCTGGCGGCTTTCCTGATCAAGGCAGGGGAGCGCAGTTTTGCAGAAGGTCATTGGTTTCATCAACTGCCTCGCTTGGATATAAACATCGAAAAATTTAAGCCTGAAGTCTCTGATTCCTCCCAGGGAGATCTCTTTGCTGCTTCTTCTCAGGCTCCAAAAGACTCCTCCGGAAAAAGCGGGCCGACTTTGGGAGACCAATGGTCATCCCTCGATGATATTCCCTTATTTCAGGGACTCTCGGATGAGGATTTCCACATTTCCGGAGAAGTCCCCCGGTATGATGTTGTTTTTACGCTTTCAAGGAACGACGATAATGGCATACTGGTTCGTCCGGCTCTGCTGCGTCTGAGAGAGGGACTGAGGAGCGGGGGGATTCTTCGTTACAAGGCGTCCCGTCCTGTATCCCCGCTTTCTATTCATCAGAAAAAACTGCTGGAAAAGATGCAGCTTCATAAGGAGAGCATCAAAGAGGACCGCAGTGATCTCTCTCTTCCTCTGGAGGACTGTCTTGATGAGGTCCTCTCTCAAAAAGAGCTCTTCACAAGCGCAAGGGTTGCGATCACATGTCACCGGGCAGACTCTCTGGAGGTTTCCTTTCTGTTTCAGGAACTCCTTCATGATGACAGACCCCTGTATTACCCTGTTTACCGTTTTCTTGATGATAAGGAGAGTGTTCTACACTTGCAGCGTGAGCGGTCCGGCCTCATTCTCAGGAACAAGAGAGTCTTTTGCCTTAATGAAGAGGCAGGTGTTCTGGCCTTCCTTCCTGAAGACTCCAATACCTCCTTCTTCGTTAACCTCCTTCTCTCCAAAAATCAGGGTTTTCTCCCTGCAGACATACAGGGCATTCTCAGGCTGACAGAAAAGATGAAGAATCATGCCCTGGTTCTCAGAGATGACTATTCTCCTATTTCGGTAAGACAGGCGGATCCCCGACCTATTTTGAAACTCAGAAGCCGTCAGGATAAGACGGAAACATTTTTCTTCTTTCGCTATGGCCATAAGGACATTCCCTACCAATCTCCTGTGTCCTGGATTCCTCCGGAAGAATCGGAATCTGCTGCCGTTCTGGTGATTCAGAAACGAAACAAAGAAAAAGAAAGTTCATTGGTCAAGGATGTCATATCCGGGATTACCAACCATCTCAGTTTTGAAAAAGGGTATTATGCAGGGCTCGTCAGCGGCAATGAAGAGGGAGACCTGAGGCTGGATCTCCCCCTGGAAGAGTTCCTGACCTATTACTGCACCATGCTCAACGACAGAGGTATTGAGTTGCAGCTGGAAGACAGGAAGATCAGTTCTACAGCATCGGTACAGTTCAATGTGGGAAATACCACCGACTGGCTGGATGTGGATGCCATGGTAAAAGAGCCGGACACTCAGGAGCTGAAGTCGCTGTTTTTTGATGATCATTATCAGACACTGGGACTCATCAGCACTGGAGACAGCTATGTTCGACTCAGCGAGAGTGATCTCAGGAAGCTGGAATTTCTCCGCCGTCAAGGTATGAATGATGACGGCAAACTAGAAACCTCTGTCCGTAATTTTTCTATAATCGATCAGATTTATGAACAGATTGCCGAGAGGGATGAATCCCCGGCTGATGAGATTCAGGAACAGGCACGATTAATTAGGGAGGCCGTAGGGGAGGATCATGCCATTCAGCCCTCGGGCCTGAAAGCCACTCTCAGACCCTATCAGAAGTCTGGGTTTTCCTGGTTGCTGAGACTGCATGAGAATAATTGCCACGGCTGCCTTGCTGATGATATGGGACTGGGAAAGACCCTCCAGACTCTATGCCTTCTGCAGCATCTCAAGGAGACTCAGAATTTAAAAACCAGCCTCCTTGTGGCACCCGTTGTCACTTTGTCCAATTGGGAGAGTGAGTTAGAAAAATTTACCCCTACCTTGACCCATGTCCGGCATGCCGGAGCCGGGCGGATCAACGATGCCCTGCGTTTTAAAGAGTTTGATCTGGTCATTGTGAGCTATCATACCCTCAGGAACGACGTGGATCTCTTTTTAGAATTTGCCTTTGACTACATTATTCTTGATGAAGCCCACTATATTAAAAATGCGGGTTCCCGTATTTTTAAGGCGATCCGTTCCCTGAAAAGCAAACATCGCCTGTCTCTCACAGGGACACCCTTGGAAAATAATACCATGGAGCTCTGGTCTCAATTTAGTTTTCTTAACCCCGGTCTCCTGGGGGGAAAGAAGGATTTTTTCAATCGTTTTGCCCAGCCCATAGAGAAGAAAAAAGACAGTGAAGCCCTTGCCATCCTCCGGGATACGGTGTCTCCTTTTTTACTCCGCCGTAAAAAAGAGGAGGTTTTGGATGAACTTCCTCCCAAGGAAATCATCGTCCATTACAGTGAGATGACACCAGAGCAGGCCGCATTGTATACCCGGTACAGAGATTTCTACCGGGCGAGAGTCACAGGCCTTATCGGCGACAAAGGGCTGGCCGGTTCTTCCGTTGAAATCTTTCAATTCCTCTTGAAACTCCGTCAACTGGCCATCTACCCTCCCATGACTGGGGATGATGATGCCATGTCTGTGGGGTCCTGTAAGATGGATGCCCTGAAGGATCTCCTGGACGAGGTGCTTCAGGAGGATCATAAAATCCTGATTTTCTCTCAGTTTCTGGGAACCCTGGAGGCCATCGGTGATTTTTGCCGGGACCAGCATTGGGATTATTCTCTCATCACAGGCCAGATTAAAGACAGAAGCGAGGAAATCAGAAGATTTCAGGAGGATGAAGATGTGAAGATTTTTCTTCTCAGCCTGAAAGCTGGAGGGGTGGGGATCAATCTGACAGCTGCTGATTATGTGGTTCTATTTGATCCTTGGTGGAATCCCGCTGCCGAAAGGCAGGCTATCGACAGAGCCCACAGAATGGGACAGAAACGCAAGGTTATTTCCTACAAGATGATTGCGAGAGGCACTATAGAAGAGAAAATTCTCAGGATGCAGGAGCAGAAAACTGCTCTTATGGACGGCATCATACAGGATGATCAGAACATCTTCGGTTCCCTGGGTGAGGATGAGGTGATTGGGCTCTTTGAGTAA